A segment of the Burkholderia sp. PAMC 26561 genome:
AGGCTACGGCCTGTCGCCTTACGCACGGTGGTCGCGCAGTTCATCGCAACTATGGCCGGGGCTTGCGAAGTCGCTGCTCGAAGAGACGGGGATCGACGTATCGCTGAAACAGCCGGGCGGTTTTCACCTCTGTTTTTCCGACGATGAACTCGCTGAGCGCGAGAAACGCTTGTCCACGTTGCAAGCCGAGCTTGGCGGCGATTATCCGTTTCAGTTGCTCGATGCAAAGGAGTTGCGCGAACGCCTGCCGGCGGTCGGTCCTGAAGTGATCGGCGCGAGCTACACGCCCATGGACGGCCACGTGAATCCGCTCAAGCTCCTGCGCGCGCTTCACGAAGCGATGCAGCGGCGAGGCGTGAAGCTCGTGAGCGGCGAGGAGATCGGACGGATCGTTCCGGATAAAGGCGGGTTCGCCGTGCATGGCAAGAGCGCCGTGTGGCGCGCGCCGCGTGTGGTGTTGTCGGCGGGTCTTGGTAACCGTGCGCTGAGTACGCAGGTTGATTTGCACGCACCGGTCGCGCCGAATCGCGGCCAGGTTCTGGTGAGCGAACGCGTCGCACCGTTTCTGCATTATCCGACCATCAACGTGCGCCAGACCGACGAAGGTTCGGTGCAATTCGGGGACTCCATGGAAGAGGTCGGATACAACGACTTCACCACCACCAATGTACTGTCGACCATCGCGCGTCGCGGCGTGCGCAGTTTTCCCATGCTCAAGAACGTGCGGCTGGTACGCACATGGGCTGCGTTGCGTGTCTACAGTCCCGATGGTTTTCCAATCTACGAGCAATCCTTGCAGTATCCCGGCGCGTTTGTCGTGACCTGCCACAGCGGCGTCACGCTGGCCGCCGCGCACGCGAAACGCGTCGCGCCGTGGGTCGCGGGCGGCGAGATCCCAGAGGAGCTTCCCGCGTTTCGCGGCGGACGGTTTCTCGAACCGGGCCACGTTGCCGCCAATGCTCACTAGCCGCGTGATGACAGCCAATCCCGTACACCGACACTTTGCATCGATATGACTTCCAAACCGCTATTCAGGGTGCTCGCACCGGTCGCGCCCGCCGTGGCCGACGACATCGTCCAGATCTGGTTCAACGGCCAGCCGCTCAACGTGCCGGGCGGCCGGTCTGTCGCCGCCGCATTGCTCGCGGCGGGTGTGCAGCGTTTTCGCGCCACGCCGGTATCGGGCGCGCCGCGCGCACCGTATTGCATGATGGGCGCGTGCTTCGAATGCCTGGTCGAAATCGATGGCATTCCAAGCCGGCAAAGCTGTCTTGTCACCGTGCGCGACGGCATGCGCATTCACTCGCAAGAAGGCGCGAGTGATCTTCCGCCAATGTCGTACACGACCAAGGAGAGCATTCATGGCCGCTGAATCCATCGATGTCGCCGTGATCGGCGCCGGTCCCGCAGGGCTCGCGGCAGCCACGCAAGCGGCGCGTGCGGGTTTGTCCGTTGTCGTGCTCGATGAACAGGAGTCGGTTGGCGGACAGATTTATCGTGCGATAGAACGCAGCGATGCGCAGCGCCGCGAGATTCTCGGTCCCGACTATCAGGCGGGCAGCGCGATCGCGACGGCCTTCGCCCGTTCCGGCGCGCGTTACGTGCCGAACGCGTCCGTCTGGCAAGTCACGCGTGAGAAAACGGTGCATTACTTGAAAGACGGAAAGGTCGGCAGCTTCGAGGCGAAGCGTGTGGTGCTTGCGACCGGCGCGCTGGAACGGCCGTTCCCGATCCCGGGCTGGACCTTGCCCGGCGTGTTGACCGCGGGCGCCGCGCAGATCCTGCTGAAGAGCGCGGGCGAAGTGCCGAGCGAACCGCCGGTGCTCGTCGGTTGCGGTCCGCTCTTGTACCTGCTCGGCTGGCAATACGTGCGGGCAGGCGTTCCGATTCGCGCACTCGTCGATACAACCCGCCACGAGGACCGCTGGCGCGCGAAACGCTACATGGTGTCCGCGTTGCGTGCGTGGCCGTACTTGAGCAAAGGCCTGCAGCTGATGCGCACGTTGCGCGACGCCGGCGTGCCGATGCACGAAGCCGCCGACGACCTGCGCGTGGAAGGCGTGATAGGTGAAGACGGCGCTGAGCGCGCGAATGCGCTGACGTTCTCGGTGCGGGGCGTGTCGCACCGGATCGAGGCAAACGTGATCCTGCTGCATCAGGGCGTGGTGCCGAATACGCAGTTTTCCTTATCGTTGCGGGCGTCGCATAAGTGGGACGACGCACAACTCTGCTTCACGCCCACCACCGACAAATGGGGCGAACTCGATGTCCCCGGCATCTTTGTTGCGGGCGATGGCGGGGGTATCGGCGGCGCGCAGGCGGCGGAGATGCAGGGCGAAGTGACGGCGTTGGCAATCTCGCAGCAACTTGGCGCCATCGATGAAAAAACCCGCGATCAAAGCGCTGCGCCACGTATGCGCAGGCTGGCAGAAGTGATGCGCATCCGGCCTTTCCTCGACAGCCTGTATCGTCCGCGCGATGAAAACCGGGTGCCGAAGGACGAGGTCATTGTGTGCCGCTGCGAAGAAGTGACGGCGGGGCAACTACGCCAGTTCGTGGCACTCGGTTGTCTCGGGCCGAACCAGGCGAAGTCTTTCGGCCGATGCGGCATGGGACCGTGCCAGGGACGCATGTGCGGTCTTACGGTGACCGAAGTGATCGCCGATGCTCGCAGCGTCGCGCCTGAAACCGTCGGCTATTACCGCATTCGCCCACCGATCAAGCCGCTCACGCTCGGAGAACTCGCCGGTGACTAAGCCCGCAGCCAACGAGTCGGACGTGCTGGTGATCGGCGGCGGCTTGCACGGGTCGAGCAGCGCGTTTCATCTTGCGCAGCGTGGCGCGAGCGTGACCGTGCTGGAGGCGGATTACATCGGGCGGCATGCATCGGGCGTGAATGCGGGCGGCGTGCGCACGCTCGGCCGACCCGTGCCCGAGATTCCGTTGTCGCTGATGTCGCGCGAGATCTGGCACAACATCGTGGAAACAGTCGGCGATGACGCCGGTTTCGTCGCGTCGGGGCAGTTGAAGATCGCGGAAACCGACGCCGAACTCGATGAATGCCGCGAACGCGTCGCGCTGCTCGAGTCGCACGGCTTCACGCATGAAAAGATCATCGATCGCGAAACCCTGCTCGAACTTGAACCGGCGATCACGCCGCAAGTCACCGGCGGTATCTGGGTCGAACGCGATGGCTACGCGTTGCCGTTTCGCGCGACGACTGCGTTTCGCAAGGCAGCGGAGCGCAACGGCGCGGTGTTCCACGAAGGGACACCTGTGACGCGAATCGAACAGACGGGCGAACGCTGGATTGCGCATACGCCGCGAGGGGATTTTTCTGCCGGGCAACTCGTTGTGACCGCCGGCGCATGGGCCGGCGAACTCGCGGCGCAAGTCGGCGAACCGGTTCCCGTTCATCCGGAAGGGCTCATGCTGATGGTCACGCATCGCGTGGCGCCATTCTGTCGCGCGACGCTGGGCGCAACCGGCAGGCCGTTGTCGTTCAAGCAATTCGATAACGGCACGGTCGTGATCGGCGGAAAGCTGATCGGCATTGCGGATCTGCCAGGACGTCACGGTGAAGTCGATTTCCTGCGGCTTGTGAAGAGCGCGAATACCGTGGTCGATCTGTTTCCGCATCTGCGCCATCTCGGCATCAACCGCGCGTGGGCCGGCGTGGAAGCGTTCACGGACGACTCGCTGCCGGTGATCTCGCGCAGCAAACGTGCGTCGAACCTGACGTACTCGTTCGGATATTGCGGCAGCGGTTTCCAGCTTGGACCGGGCTGCGGCAAGCTGGTGTCCGAGCTGGTTCTGGACGGCGCGGCGTCGTTGCCGCTCGATGCGTTTGCCATCGACCGGTTCAACGGGTTTAATAGCGCCCCTGCAGCAACAACTTGAACCGCGCTTGAAGCAACGTGCGGCCATTTTCATTTCAAAGGAAGACCATGAGCGATATCGTCAGGATCGAAACCAATCAACGCATGAGCCGGGTTGTGAAAGCGGCGGGGCTGGTGTTCATCGGCGGTCAGACATCGAATGACCGTACGCCCGATGTAAAACTGCAAACGCAGCAGGTGCTTGCGAAGATCGACGGATTCCTCGCGCAAGCTGGCATCGACAAGACGCGGCTGATCTCTGCGCAAATCTGGCTGGCCGATATTGCCCGCGACTTCGCGGGCATGAACGAAGTGTGGGACGCATGGGTCGCGCCGGGTTGCGCACCGACACGCGCAACGGTCGAATCGAAGCTCGCCGCGCCTGACTTGCTGGTTGAAATCACGGTGACTGCGCTGGGCGAATGATGTTTGCAGGATGGACAGTACGGTAAGCGGGCAATAAAGGAACCTCCGCCGGAACGCAGATACAATTCGGCAGCGCCTGATTCGTCCAACACCGACCAGATTCCATCCAATGCGTAATCCATCCCGGGCCGTACTCCTTGGCCCGCTCCTGAAGGGCGTCTCGCGGTCCTTCTACCTCACCCTGCGTGTGCTGCCTGTCGGGATGCGCGATCCGATCGGGCTGGCTTACCTGCTGGCGCGCGCCGCGGACACGATCGCGGATACTTCGCTGATTTCGCCGACGCAGCGGCTGGAGCTCTTGTTATCGCTGCGCAACCTGGTGAACGGCGCGCCCGATGACGGTACGTTGACGGAGCGTCTCGCGCAGGAAGTCGCGGACCAGCAAAGTCTCTCCGATGAAAAGGTGCTGCTCGAATCGCTCGGCGGCGCATTGACGGTGCTGTCGCAATTGAGCGACTCCGACCGGACAGCCGTGCGCGGGATCGTGTCTACACTGACGCAGGGCATGGAATTCGACCTGCATACGTTCCCCGATGAATCGTCGGGCCGCATTGCTGCGCTCA
Coding sequences within it:
- a CDS encoding FAD/NAD(P)-dependent oxidoreductase, with the protein product MAAESIDVAVIGAGPAGLAAATQAARAGLSVVVLDEQESVGGQIYRAIERSDAQRREILGPDYQAGSAIATAFARSGARYVPNASVWQVTREKTVHYLKDGKVGSFEAKRVVLATGALERPFPIPGWTLPGVLTAGAAQILLKSAGEVPSEPPVLVGCGPLLYLLGWQYVRAGVPIRALVDTTRHEDRWRAKRYMVSALRAWPYLSKGLQLMRTLRDAGVPMHEAADDLRVEGVIGEDGAERANALTFSVRGVSHRIEANVILLHQGVVPNTQFSLSLRASHKWDDAQLCFTPTTDKWGELDVPGIFVAGDGGGIGGAQAAEMQGEVTALAISQQLGAIDEKTRDQSAAPRMRRLAEVMRIRPFLDSLYRPRDENRVPKDEVIVCRCEEVTAGQLRQFVALGCLGPNQAKSFGRCGMGPCQGRMCGLTVTEVIADARSVAPETVGYYRIRPPIKPLTLGELAGD
- a CDS encoding NAD(P)/FAD-dependent oxidoreductase, with the protein product MKGNAVDSPDVLVVGGGLVGTAVAYGLACEGMKVTVLDQGDGGFRASRGNFGLVWVQGKGYGLSPYARWSRSSSQLWPGLAKSLLEETGIDVSLKQPGGFHLCFSDDELAEREKRLSTLQAELGGDYPFQLLDAKELRERLPAVGPEVIGASYTPMDGHVNPLKLLRALHEAMQRRGVKLVSGEEIGRIVPDKGGFAVHGKSAVWRAPRVVLSAGLGNRALSTQVDLHAPVAPNRGQVLVSERVAPFLHYPTINVRQTDEGSVQFGDSMEEVGYNDFTTTNVLSTIARRGVRSFPMLKNVRLVRTWAALRVYSPDGFPIYEQSLQYPGAFVVTCHSGVTLAAAHAKRVAPWVAGGEIPEELPAFRGGRFLEPGHVAANAH
- a CDS encoding NAD(P)/FAD-dependent oxidoreductase; this encodes MTKPAANESDVLVIGGGLHGSSSAFHLAQRGASVTVLEADYIGRHASGVNAGGVRTLGRPVPEIPLSLMSREIWHNIVETVGDDAGFVASGQLKIAETDAELDECRERVALLESHGFTHEKIIDRETLLELEPAITPQVTGGIWVERDGYALPFRATTAFRKAAERNGAVFHEGTPVTRIEQTGERWIAHTPRGDFSAGQLVVTAGAWAGELAAQVGEPVPVHPEGLMLMVTHRVAPFCRATLGATGRPLSFKQFDNGTVVIGGKLIGIADLPGRHGEVDFLRLVKSANTVVDLFPHLRHLGINRAWAGVEAFTDDSLPVISRSKRASNLTYSFGYCGSGFQLGPGCGKLVSELVLDGAASLPLDAFAIDRFNGFNSAPAATT
- a CDS encoding RidA family protein, with translation MSDIVRIETNQRMSRVVKAAGLVFIGGQTSNDRTPDVKLQTQQVLAKIDGFLAQAGIDKTRLISAQIWLADIARDFAGMNEVWDAWVAPGCAPTRATVESKLAAPDLLVEITVTALGE
- a CDS encoding (2Fe-2S)-binding protein, coding for MTSKPLFRVLAPVAPAVADDIVQIWFNGQPLNVPGGRSVAAALLAAGVQRFRATPVSGAPRAPYCMMGACFECLVEIDGIPSRQSCLVTVRDGMRIHSQEGASDLPPMSYTTKESIHGR